Proteins found in one Actinokineospora alba genomic segment:
- a CDS encoding helix-turn-helix domain-containing protein, translating to MVIELLGEELRGHREEAGLSLSEVTARTGISTSKLSRMENGRKAQKADDVAALLKVYGVQGCRRDDLLSLARGAEGSQVASLRVLESKATMIVDYEQAIVPALLQTVPYAQAALREVNMVDEAVLEEQYTNRLRRQAILRRPHPPRFFAIIAETALHTAVGGQDVMREQIRYLSEAAGRPNVTIRIVPDLTHGHPGLGGPFQRMQFRSRGAVVVLENRTSSVVIEDTAQVRVYDRIVVELLSVALTRDESMTLLEKLS from the coding sequence ATGGTTATCGAACTGCTCGGCGAGGAATTGCGCGGGCATCGGGAGGAAGCCGGACTGAGCCTGTCGGAGGTCACCGCGCGGACGGGCATCAGCACCTCCAAGCTCAGCCGGATGGAGAACGGGCGCAAAGCCCAGAAGGCCGACGACGTCGCGGCCCTGCTGAAGGTCTACGGGGTGCAGGGGTGCCGCCGCGACGACCTGCTGTCGCTCGCACGGGGAGCCGAGGGGTCGCAGGTCGCGTCGCTGCGGGTGCTGGAGTCGAAGGCGACGATGATCGTCGACTACGAGCAGGCGATCGTGCCCGCGCTGCTGCAGACCGTCCCGTACGCGCAGGCCGCGCTCCGCGAGGTCAACATGGTCGACGAGGCGGTGTTGGAGGAGCAGTACACGAACCGGTTGCGGCGTCAGGCGATCCTGCGGCGCCCGCATCCGCCCCGGTTCTTCGCGATCATCGCCGAAACCGCCTTGCACACCGCGGTGGGCGGTCAGGACGTCATGCGCGAGCAGATCCGCTACCTCAGCGAGGCCGCGGGCAGGCCGAACGTGACGATCCGGATCGTCCCCGACCTGACCCACGGGCACCCGGGTCTGGGCGGGCCGTTCCAGCGCATGCAGTTCCGTTCGCGCGGGGCGGTCGTGGTGTTGGAGAACCGCACGTCGAGCGTGGTGATCGAGGACACCGCGCAGGTGCGGGTCTATGACCGGATCGTTGTCGAGCTGCTCAGTGTCGCGCTGACGCGGGACGAGTCGATGACGCTGCTGGAGAAGCTGTCCTGA
- a CDS encoding Prokaryotic metallothionein, translated as MGTCDTCGNDYWMAFEVKTVSGDVHTFDSFECAITKLAPVCEHCKCRILGHGVEVEGRFFCCAHCAHSGDADLGSQIKDAVGAHPG; from the coding sequence ATGGGGACCTGCGACACCTGCGGCAACGACTACTGGATGGCCTTCGAGGTGAAGACGGTCAGCGGCGACGTCCACACGTTCGACAGCTTCGAGTGCGCGATCACCAAGCTCGCCCCGGTCTGTGAGCACTGCAAGTGCCGCATCCTCGGCCACGGCGTCGAGGTCGAGGGCCGGTTCTTCTGCTGCGCCCACTGCGCCCACAGCGGCGACGCCGACCTCGGGTCGCAGATCAAGGACGCGGTCGGCGCGCACCCAGGCTAG
- a CDS encoding bifunctional methylenetetrahydrofolate dehydrogenase/methenyltetrahydrofolate cyclohydrolase, whose protein sequence is MTATILDGNATRDAILAELRGRVDALAERGVVPGLGTVLVGDDAGSQSYVRSKHRTCKKIGLNSIRRDLPAHTTQAELEAVIDELNENPDCTGYLIQLPLPGHLDAGAALQRVDPAKDSDGLHPTNLGKLVLGDAGPLPCTPVGIVELLRRYDVPLAGARVTVVGRGVTVGRPLGLLLTRRSENATVTLCHTGTKDLATEVRRADIVVAAAGNAGLITADMIKPGAAVLDVGVTRTDQGLVGDVHPDVREVAGFLAPMPGGVGPMTIAMLMRNTVEAAERNLSA, encoded by the coding sequence GTGACCGCGACGATCCTTGACGGCAATGCCACCCGAGACGCCATCCTCGCCGAACTGCGCGGGCGGGTCGACGCGCTCGCCGAGCGAGGGGTGGTCCCTGGCCTGGGCACCGTGCTGGTCGGCGACGACGCCGGCTCGCAGTCCTACGTCCGCAGCAAGCACCGGACCTGCAAGAAGATCGGCCTGAACTCCATCCGCCGCGACCTTCCGGCGCACACGACGCAGGCCGAGCTCGAAGCCGTCATCGACGAGCTGAACGAGAACCCGGACTGCACCGGCTACCTGATCCAGCTGCCGCTGCCCGGCCACCTCGACGCGGGCGCCGCACTGCAGCGGGTCGACCCGGCGAAGGACTCCGACGGCCTGCACCCGACCAACCTCGGCAAGCTCGTCCTCGGCGACGCGGGCCCGCTGCCGTGCACCCCCGTCGGCATCGTCGAGCTGCTCCGCCGCTACGACGTCCCGCTCGCGGGCGCGCGCGTGACCGTCGTCGGCCGCGGTGTCACGGTCGGCCGCCCGCTCGGGCTGCTGCTGACCCGGCGCAGCGAGAACGCCACGGTCACCCTCTGCCACACCGGCACCAAGGACCTCGCCACCGAGGTCCGCCGCGCCGACATCGTCGTCGCCGCCGCGGGCAACGCGGGCCTCATCACCGCGGACATGATCAAGCCCGGCGCGGCCGTGCTCGACGTCGGCGTCACCCGCACCGACCAGGGCCTGGTCGGCGACGTCCACCCCGACGTGCGCGAGGTGGCGGGCTTCCTGGCCCCGATGCCCGGCGGCGTCGGCCCGATGACCATCGCCATGCTCATGCGCAACACCGTCGAAGCGGCCGAGCGGAACCTCTCGGCGTGA
- a CDS encoding HhH-GPD-type base excision DNA repair protein translates to MSRTLCIAQNAEADALLAENPLALLIGMLLDQQIPMEVAFNGPKKLYTRLGDKLDVHLIADYDPDEFATLSTTPPAIHRYGGSMGKRVQALCQYIVEHYDGDTEAIWTKDKPTGAEVLKRLKALPGFGEQKAKIFLALLGKQYGVTPYGWRKAAGDYGGANTRMSVADVTGADSLAAVRAYKKAKKAAAKSG, encoded by the coding sequence ATGAGTCGCACGCTGTGCATCGCGCAGAACGCGGAGGCGGACGCCCTCCTGGCGGAGAACCCCTTGGCCCTGTTGATCGGGATGCTGCTGGATCAGCAGATCCCGATGGAGGTCGCGTTCAACGGGCCGAAGAAGCTCTACACCCGCCTCGGCGACAAGCTCGACGTCCACCTGATCGCCGACTACGACCCGGACGAGTTCGCCACCCTGTCGACCACGCCGCCCGCCATCCACCGCTACGGCGGCAGCATGGGCAAGCGGGTGCAGGCGCTGTGCCAGTACATCGTGGAGCACTACGACGGCGACACCGAGGCGATCTGGACCAAGGACAAGCCCACTGGCGCCGAGGTGCTCAAGCGGCTCAAGGCCCTCCCGGGGTTCGGCGAGCAGAAGGCCAAGATCTTCCTCGCCCTGCTGGGCAAGCAGTACGGCGTGACCCCCTACGGCTGGCGCAAGGCCGCTGGCGACTACGGCGGCGCCAACACCCGCATGTCCGTCGCCGACGTCACCGGCGCCGACTCCCTCGCCGCGGTCCGCGCCTACAAGAAAGCCAAGAAGGCCGCGGCCAAGAGCGGTTGA
- a CDS encoding SsgA family sporulation/cell division regulator, with the protein MNKNAEHTEQLISLYGGSTPVRSRWTYRASEPFTVTAAFQTDRDRWVEWIFARDLLVAGLIGPTGEGDVRLSPEHTEGRASIILEIESPEGHALLEMEYEAVERFLTATAKLVPIGKESDFFDVDALIEEITNV; encoded by the coding sequence ATGAACAAGAACGCAGAGCACACTGAGCAGCTCATCTCGCTCTACGGCGGCAGCACCCCGGTGCGCTCCCGGTGGACGTATCGAGCGAGTGAGCCATTCACGGTCACCGCGGCGTTCCAGACCGACCGCGACCGCTGGGTGGAGTGGATTTTCGCCCGGGACCTGCTGGTCGCGGGCCTGATCGGCCCCACCGGCGAGGGTGACGTCCGGCTCAGCCCGGAGCACACCGAGGGCCGCGCGTCGATCATCCTGGAGATCGAGTCCCCGGAGGGCCACGCCCTGCTGGAGATGGAATACGAGGCCGTCGAGCGGTTCCTCACGGCCACCGCCAAGCTGGTGCCGATCGGCAAGGAGAGCGACTTCTTCGACGTCGACGCCCTGATCGAGGAAATCACCAACGTGTAA
- a CDS encoding malate dehydrogenase has protein sequence MAPVNVTVTGAAGQIGYALLFRIASGHLLGPDTQVNLRLLEIPQAVKAAEGTAMELDDCAFPLLSGIEITDDAKKAFDGVNVALLVGARPRAKGMERGDLLEANGGIFKPQGEAINAGAADDVRVLVVGNPANTNALIAQAHAPDVPRERFTAMTRLDHNRAISQLAAKLSVPVTEIKKLTIWGNHSATQYPDLFNAEVGGRNAAEAVNDEAWLADTFIPTVAKRGAAIIEARGASSAASAANAALNHIHDWVNGTPEGDWTSMAIPSDGSYGVPEGLISSFPVVCKDGKYEIVQGLEINEFSRARIDASVAELAEERDAVKGLGLI, from the coding sequence GTGGCACCCGTCAACGTCACCGTCACCGGTGCAGCAGGCCAGATCGGCTACGCCCTGCTTTTCCGCATCGCCTCCGGCCACCTGCTGGGCCCGGACACGCAGGTCAACCTGCGGCTGCTGGAGATCCCGCAGGCCGTCAAGGCCGCCGAGGGCACCGCGATGGAACTCGACGACTGCGCGTTCCCGCTGCTCAGCGGCATCGAGATCACCGACGACGCCAAGAAGGCGTTCGACGGCGTGAACGTCGCCCTGCTCGTCGGCGCGCGCCCGCGCGCCAAGGGCATGGAGCGCGGCGACCTGCTCGAGGCCAACGGCGGCATCTTCAAGCCCCAGGGTGAGGCCATCAACGCCGGTGCCGCCGACGACGTGCGCGTGCTGGTGGTCGGCAACCCGGCCAACACCAACGCCCTCATCGCCCAGGCGCACGCCCCGGACGTCCCGCGTGAGCGCTTCACCGCGATGACCCGCCTCGACCACAACCGCGCGATCTCGCAGCTCGCGGCGAAGCTGAGCGTGCCGGTCACCGAGATCAAGAAGCTCACGATCTGGGGCAACCACTCCGCCACCCAGTACCCCGACCTGTTCAACGCCGAGGTCGGTGGCCGCAACGCCGCCGAGGCCGTGAACGACGAGGCCTGGCTGGCCGACACCTTCATCCCGACCGTGGCCAAGCGCGGCGCGGCGATCATCGAGGCCCGGGGCGCGTCCTCGGCCGCGTCGGCCGCCAACGCCGCCCTCAACCACATCCACGACTGGGTCAACGGCACCCCCGAGGGCGACTGGACGTCGATGGCCATCCCGTCGGACGGCTCCTACGGCGTCCCCGAGGGCCTCATCTCGTCGTTCCCCGTGGTCTGCAAGGACGGCAAGTACGAGATCGTGCAGGGCCTGGAGATCAACGAGTTCTCCCGCGCCCGCATCGACGCCTCCGTCGCCGAACTGGCGGAGGAGCGCGACGCGGTCAAGGGCCTCGGCCTGATCTGA
- a CDS encoding bacteriophage spanin2 family protein: MRTRLAIILVTAAMTCGLTACDAVREATSAADSATDKASICLDAAKLAGFNPDLSNPEQAVKDAEKTAADLQALAEKTGDTTLKGALTDMSAKIGELTPNSIDPASVTAWAKEKVSAANALTQACL, from the coding sequence ATGCGAACTCGGCTGGCGATCATTCTGGTCACGGCGGCGATGACGTGCGGGCTGACCGCGTGTGACGCCGTGCGTGAAGCCACGAGCGCGGCCGACTCCGCCACCGACAAGGCGAGCATCTGCCTGGATGCCGCCAAGCTGGCGGGCTTCAACCCGGACCTCTCGAACCCCGAGCAGGCCGTCAAGGACGCGGAGAAGACCGCCGCCGACTTGCAGGCCCTGGCCGAGAAGACCGGTGACACCACCCTCAAGGGCGCGTTGACCGACATGTCCGCCAAGATCGGCGAGCTCACCCCGAACAGCATCGACCCCGCGAGCGTGACGGCGTGGGCCAAGGAAAAGGTGAGCGCCGCAAACGCGCTCACGCAGGCCTGCCTGTAG
- a CDS encoding DUF3017 domain-containing protein, producing MTGGPQRTGKHPALVHLPFGLVMAVVVLGLVRIAQYYWREGTVWIGLALLLAAGLRVLLRDEQAGLIAIRGRAVDVLSYGFFGVMVIAIAMTIEGGPLSR from the coding sequence GTGACCGGGGGCCCGCAGCGCACCGGTAAGCACCCGGCCCTCGTCCACCTGCCGTTCGGGCTGGTCATGGCCGTGGTCGTGCTCGGCCTCGTGCGCATCGCGCAGTACTACTGGCGCGAGGGAACGGTGTGGATCGGCCTCGCCCTGCTCCTCGCGGCGGGCCTGCGGGTCCTGCTGCGCGACGAGCAGGCGGGCCTGATCGCGATTCGCGGGCGCGCCGTCGACGTCCTGAGCTACGGCTTCTTCGGGGTGATGGTCATCGCCATCGCCATGACCATCGAGGGCGGCCCGCTCTCGCGTTGA
- a CDS encoding outer membrane protein assembly factor BamB family protein codes for MTWQQQPPSYDPRAQFQPGGWSPPPPPRRRGKVWVVVAAIVAVVAAASVSVVLLTRKDEAPTATQPTEQSKPDFKPWTTKGEKDSKDNALRILNSDKDLIIVTARDVTAIGREDGEVKWFTKAPDIEAAEGAFCGAGNTPSSDNKLALTLGLVENKSKPISANCGIVTVIDLKTGELGWSTTVAYAQGAISEKTRGMPVEIVDDVVVATWDFNVFGLDLATGDSKWHVKLKSDPNGKPNCPVNGMLPAGPDSVVVKTTCIQPNGDALFSVAELTAKGTIGRSANITDADAGAPISSMKLLAGSPVVLNVTPKPGPDERMSIVTLDDDWKVQSVIHDERGDAKADYVLATVPIGFATTPVGAYQEQSRSLVSGNTMVSLTAPNKGKPNRIVATDLKTGKDLWATEEPALLFMQVLAIEGDKVYALQSALENTKDFDQSVVELDLKDGKVKDKKTTEVISPNDGPPTITFYGFTFKDGRAYGVHFQNSDTQWLAYSVG; via the coding sequence ATGACTTGGCAGCAGCAGCCGCCTTCGTACGACCCGCGCGCCCAGTTCCAGCCGGGCGGGTGGTCACCGCCTCCGCCGCCGCGTCGTCGCGGCAAGGTCTGGGTCGTGGTCGCCGCCATCGTCGCCGTGGTGGCCGCCGCTTCGGTGAGCGTCGTCCTGCTCACCCGGAAAGACGAGGCTCCGACGGCCACGCAGCCGACCGAACAGAGCAAGCCCGATTTCAAGCCGTGGACCACCAAAGGCGAAAAGGACAGCAAAGACAACGCTCTCCGAATCCTGAATTCCGACAAAGACCTGATCATCGTTACCGCGCGGGATGTCACCGCGATCGGCCGCGAAGACGGCGAAGTCAAATGGTTCACGAAAGCGCCGGACATCGAGGCCGCGGAAGGCGCCTTCTGCGGAGCGGGCAACACCCCGTCCTCGGACAACAAGCTCGCGTTGACGCTCGGGCTGGTCGAGAACAAGTCCAAGCCGATCAGCGCGAATTGCGGCATCGTCACGGTGATCGATCTGAAGACCGGCGAACTCGGCTGGTCGACAACCGTCGCCTACGCCCAGGGCGCGATCTCGGAGAAGACCAGGGGCATGCCGGTCGAGATCGTCGACGACGTGGTGGTGGCGACCTGGGATTTCAACGTCTTCGGCCTGGACCTCGCGACCGGCGACTCGAAGTGGCACGTCAAGCTCAAGAGCGACCCGAACGGCAAACCGAACTGCCCGGTCAACGGGATGCTGCCCGCGGGCCCCGACAGCGTGGTGGTCAAGACGACCTGCATCCAGCCGAATGGCGACGCCCTGTTCAGCGTCGCCGAGCTCACCGCGAAAGGCACGATCGGCCGCAGCGCGAACATCACCGACGCGGACGCGGGGGCGCCGATCAGCTCGATGAAGCTGCTCGCCGGTTCACCCGTCGTGCTGAACGTGACGCCGAAACCGGGCCCGGACGAACGGATGTCCATCGTCACCCTGGACGACGACTGGAAAGTCCAGAGCGTCATCCACGACGAACGCGGCGACGCGAAGGCCGACTACGTGCTGGCGACCGTGCCGATCGGTTTCGCCACGACACCGGTGGGCGCCTACCAGGAGCAGTCACGTTCCCTGGTCTCGGGCAACACCATGGTCAGCCTCACCGCGCCGAACAAGGGAAAGCCGAACCGGATCGTCGCCACGGACCTGAAGACCGGCAAGGACTTGTGGGCCACCGAGGAGCCCGCACTGTTGTTCATGCAGGTCCTCGCCATCGAGGGCGACAAGGTGTACGCGCTGCAGTCGGCGCTGGAGAACACCAAGGACTTCGACCAGTCCGTCGTCGAGCTCGACCTGAAGGACGGCAAGGTCAAAGACAAGAAGACAACCGAGGTGATCTCGCCGAACGACGGGCCGCCGACCATCACGTTCTACGGGTTCACGTTCAAGGACGGCCGGGCGTACGGGGTGCACTTCCAGAACAGCGACACGCAATGGCTGGCCTACAGCGTGGGATGA
- a CDS encoding NADP-dependent isocitrate dehydrogenase, with protein MAKIKVQGTVVELDGDEMTRIIWQFIKDKLIHPYLDLNIEYYDLGIEHRDETDDQVTIDAANAIKKHGVGVKCATITPDEARVEEFGLKKMWVSPNGTIRNILGGVVFREPIIISNIPRLVPGWTKPIVIGRHAHGDQYKSTNFKVPGAGKVTITFTPTDGSEPIEHTVVDMPEDGGVVMGMYNFNKSIEDFARASFSYGLQRNYPVYMSTKNTILKAYDGAFKDIFQAVFEAEFKEKFDAAGLTYEHRLIDDMVAAAMKWEGGYVWACKNYDGDVQSDTVAQGFGSLGLMTSVLMTPDGKTVEAEAAHGTVTRHYRQHQAGKPTSTNPIASIYAWTGGLKHRGKLDGTPEVIEFAETLEKVVIETVESGRMTKDLALLVGPDQEWQTTEDFLNTLDENLQKKMAG; from the coding sequence ATGGCCAAGATCAAGGTCCAGGGAACGGTCGTCGAACTCGATGGCGACGAGATGACCCGCATCATCTGGCAGTTCATCAAGGACAAGCTGATCCACCCGTACTTGGACCTCAACATCGAGTACTACGACCTGGGTATCGAGCACCGGGACGAGACCGACGACCAGGTCACCATCGACGCCGCGAACGCCATCAAGAAGCACGGTGTCGGCGTCAAGTGCGCCACGATCACGCCGGACGAGGCGCGCGTCGAGGAGTTCGGCCTGAAGAAGATGTGGGTCTCGCCCAACGGCACGATCCGCAACATCCTCGGCGGCGTGGTCTTCCGCGAGCCGATCATCATCTCCAACATCCCGCGGCTGGTGCCGGGCTGGACCAAGCCGATCGTCATCGGCCGTCACGCCCACGGCGACCAGTACAAGTCGACGAACTTCAAGGTCCCCGGCGCGGGCAAGGTGACCATCACCTTCACCCCGACCGACGGCTCGGAGCCGATCGAGCACACCGTGGTCGACATGCCGGAGGACGGCGGCGTCGTCATGGGCATGTACAACTTCAACAAGTCCATCGAGGACTTCGCGCGCGCCTCGTTCTCCTACGGCCTGCAGCGCAACTACCCGGTCTACATGTCGACCAAGAACACCATCCTCAAGGCCTACGACGGTGCCTTCAAGGACATCTTCCAGGCCGTGTTCGAGGCGGAGTTCAAGGAGAAGTTCGACGCCGCGGGCCTGACCTACGAGCACCGCCTGATCGACGACATGGTCGCCGCCGCGATGAAGTGGGAGGGCGGCTACGTCTGGGCGTGCAAGAACTACGACGGTGACGTCCAGTCCGACACCGTGGCGCAGGGCTTCGGCTCGCTGGGCCTGATGACCTCGGTGCTGATGACCCCGGACGGCAAGACCGTCGAGGCCGAGGCCGCGCACGGCACGGTGACCCGGCACTACCGCCAGCACCAGGCGGGCAAGCCGACCTCCACCAACCCGATCGCGTCGATCTACGCCTGGACCGGCGGCCTCAAGCACCGCGGCAAGCTCGACGGCACCCCCGAGGTGATCGAGTTCGCGGAGACGCTGGAGAAGGTCGTCATCGAGACCGTCGAGAGCGGCCGGATGACCAAGGACCTGGCGCTGCTGGTCGGACCCGACCAG
- a CDS encoding metal-dependent hydrolase, giving the protein MSTGPTHAMSGLTAWATATALAGDSSLGTLSVKGWCVGAVLCAGAALLPDLDHPESTVSSTFGPVTAAGSKLINAISHGIYQVTRTKRDSKRDGGHRGFTHTLVFAILASIITTAIVQTSQSWALPLLMFFFSGLAVRGIMHKWCPRNDALWITGTALLLTYACLKWTDQASADAAACGVAVGIGCIAHYLGDAITEQGCPILWPVPIAFKTWYPVAPPKIMRMRTGGTVEMAVVGPLLTAVAIWMSAVALHNAGALPFLDGIPLIPWA; this is encoded by the coding sequence ATGTCGACTGGACCGACGCACGCCATGAGCGGGCTCACGGCGTGGGCGACGGCGACGGCGCTGGCAGGCGACAGCTCGCTGGGGACGCTGTCGGTCAAGGGCTGGTGCGTAGGCGCGGTCCTGTGCGCCGGTGCGGCGCTGTTACCGGACCTCGACCACCCGGAGTCGACGGTGTCGAGCACGTTCGGGCCCGTGACGGCGGCGGGGTCGAAGCTGATCAACGCCATCAGCCACGGCATCTACCAGGTGACCCGCACCAAGCGCGACAGCAAACGCGACGGCGGGCACCGCGGGTTCACCCACACCCTGGTCTTCGCCATCCTGGCCTCGATCATCACCACCGCCATCGTGCAGACCAGCCAGTCGTGGGCGCTGCCGCTGCTGATGTTCTTCTTCAGCGGCCTGGCGGTGCGCGGGATCATGCACAAGTGGTGCCCCCGCAACGACGCCCTGTGGATCACCGGCACGGCGCTGTTGCTGACCTACGCGTGTCTCAAATGGACGGACCAGGCCTCGGCAGACGCGGCGGCCTGCGGGGTGGCGGTCGGCATCGGCTGCATCGCGCACTACCTGGGCGACGCGATCACCGAGCAGGGCTGCCCGATCCTGTGGCCGGTCCCCATCGCGTTCAAGACCTGGTACCCGGTGGCGCCGCCGAAGATCATGCGGATGCGCACGGGCGGCACCGTCGAGATGGCCGTCGTCGGCCCGCTGCTGACCGCCGTCGCCATCTGGATGTCCGCCGTGGCCCTGCACAACGCGGGCGCCCTGCCGTTCCTCGACGGGATTCCGCTGATCCCCTGGGCCTAG
- a CDS encoding GNAT family N-acetyltransferase: MLRPTFPITTRRLILRPYVESDLDALYAIQSREDVCKYLLFEPRTRAEVEVALQERIEVTSLEKEGDAIRPAVVLAETGELLGDVMLMWVSEQNQCGELGFVFHPDHHGKGYAGEAATEMLRLGFEQAGLHRIIGRLDADNRSSGRLLERLGMRFEGRFRQNEFVKGKWADEAVYAMLADEWRDLNEF, encoded by the coding sequence GTGCTGCGTCCCACATTTCCCATCACCACCCGCCGGCTGATCCTGCGGCCGTACGTCGAGTCCGATCTGGACGCGCTCTACGCGATCCAGTCCCGCGAGGACGTCTGCAAATACCTCCTCTTCGAGCCGCGCACCCGCGCCGAGGTCGAGGTCGCGCTGCAAGAGCGGATCGAGGTGACGTCGCTGGAGAAGGAGGGCGACGCGATTCGGCCCGCGGTGGTTCTCGCCGAGACCGGCGAGCTGCTCGGCGACGTGATGCTGATGTGGGTCAGCGAGCAAAACCAGTGCGGTGAGCTCGGCTTCGTCTTCCACCCCGACCACCACGGCAAGGGCTATGCGGGCGAGGCCGCCACCGAGATGCTGCGCCTGGGCTTCGAGCAGGCGGGCCTGCACCGGATCATCGGCAGGCTCGACGCCGACAACCGCTCCTCCGGCAGGCTCCTCGAACGCCTCGGCATGCGGTTCGAGGGCCGCTTCCGGCAGAACGAGTTCGTCAAGGGCAAGTGGGCCGACGAGGCCGTCTACGCGATGCTCGCCGACGAGTGGCGCGACCTGAACGAGTTCTGA
- a CDS encoding DUF1918 domain-containing protein yields MRAAVGDRLHVHGRNVGNADHLGEILEVRGADGAPPYLVKFNDGHESLVFPGPDCVVEHEPQ; encoded by the coding sequence ATGCGAGCAGCGGTAGGTGACCGGCTACACGTCCACGGTCGCAACGTCGGCAACGCCGACCATCTGGGCGAGATCCTCGAAGTGCGCGGCGCCGACGGCGCGCCGCCCTACCTGGTCAAATTCAACGACGGCCACGAGAGCCTGGTCTTCCCCGGGCCCGATTGTGTGGTCGAGCACGAGCCCCAATAG